Proteins from a single region of Psilocybe cubensis strain MGC-MH-2018 chromosome 3, whole genome shotgun sequence:
- a CDS encoding DASH complex subunit dad3 has protein sequence MSSHLPNTDIFALNPYDSHPSLSPLEAAVLWEYAKLAQNVRMQTVLFLKVTQKTRLLSEEPDKVMLAKLRILEKKMGLVLTLFKASVWGVINDQPDPSIRSEGFSDANDMTIRR, from the exons ATGTCCAGCCATCTCCCCAACACCGATATTTTTGCACTCAATCCATACGATTCACATCCCAGTCTTTCTCCTCTCGAGGCTGCTGTCCTCTGGGAGTACGCTAAGCTCGCCCAGAATGTTCGAATG CAGACAGTGCTCTTCCTCAAGGTCACCCAAAAGACGCGTCTTCTCAGCGAGGAACCCGACAAAGTAATGCTAGCCAAGTTGCGCATTCTCGAGAAGAAGATGGGTCTCGTGCTGACTTTG TTCAAGGCTTCTGTCTGGGGAGTTATCAACGACCAACCTGATCCCTCTATCCGCAGCGAGGGATTCAGCGATGCCAATGACATGACCATCAGGCGTTGA
- a CDS encoding Cutinase gene palindrome-binding protein: MSFVGVHSSQHLANNTKTPTAYEFPKRKRWADLLVTELVDNIVFVLSPTRTIWFCGAAVTEILGWKETELIDYDFMVLIDATDQIRFIEAFQLALQQNIGFNLTLRLNTNDSALRPKSILCDIKCNPYSIDEEPGKTQCLIAMAVPSPGHNSALLDTIFDLQARQSVLQRRVAELREMLPPESPTALQSSSQTGSMYVTSSLSTVKPPESVPNNYMSSTLLSKSFDGGPRGFGETIDFADRSVYDSHPINVEDPEDGSKKKKLKRAQNSERYVCFTCGSTVSPEWRKGPQGPKTLCNACGLRWAKQMRKAPEDATDKPPAANVGNT; encoded by the exons ATGAGCTTTGTTGGTGTCCATTCGAGTCAACATTTGGCCAACAACACAAAGACTCCTACCGCTTACGAATTCCCCAAGAGGAAACGATGGGCTGACTTGCTAGTGACAGAACTTGTCGACAATATCGTCTTCGTACTGTCACCTACCCGTACAATATGGTTTTGTGGTGCAGCTGTCACAGAGATCTTGGGCTGGAAGGAAACGGAGTTGATTGACTACGATTTCATGGTCCTGATCGACG CAACCGACCAAATACGTTTTATTGAAGCATTTCAGCTTGCCCTCCAGCAGAACATCGGATTCAACTTAACTTTGAGATTAAACACCAACGACTCAGCACTGCGCCCCAAGAGTATTCTTTGTGATATCAAATGCAATCCTTACAGCATCGACGAGGAGCCAGGGAAAACGCAATGTCTAATAGCAATGGCCGTTCCATCTCCGGGGCATAATTCAGCGCT GTTGGACACTATATTTGATTTGCAAGCAAGGCAAAGTGTCTTGCAGCGGAGAGTTGCTGAGCTTCGAGAAATGTTGCCTCCCGAGTCTCCTACAGCGCTCCAATCGTCTTCCCAGACAGGCTCCATGTACGTCACGTCGTCCCTCAGCACAGTTAAGCCTCCAGAATCGGTGCCGAACAACTACATGTCGTCTACTTTATTGTCCAAGTCCTTTGATGGTGGCCCGCGTGGGTTTGGCGAGACGATTGACTTTGCCGATCGGTCAGTATACGACTCGCATCCGATAAACGTTGAGGACCCAGAAGATGGatctaaaaagaaaaag CTGAAAAGAGCCCAGAACTCTGAACGCTATGTCTGCTTCACATGTGGGAGTACTGTCTCTCCGGAATGGAGAAag GGACCGCAAGGCCCAAAGACGTTGTGCAATGCGTGCGGACTACGATGGGCGAAGCAAATGCGGAAAGCGCCAGAAGATGCAACGGATAAACCACCTGCAGCCAACGTTGGAAATACTTGA
- a CDS encoding Actin-related protein 2/3 complex subunit 1, whose protein sequence is MPEVFTLAQTPITSHSFSADRSQIAVSLNSNDAQILTRQGTEWVSTVTLAEHDKLITSIDWAPNSNRIVTCSQDRNAYVWQEQPDAETGKLVWKPTLVLLRINRAATYVRWSPKEDKFAVASGARAIAICSFDPENNWWVSKLLKKPIRSTVLSVDWHPNNVLLAAGSADMKARVFSAYIKEVDERPSPTVWGSKLPFNTVCGEYTSPAGGWVHAVGFSPSGDVLAFASHDSSINIVYPGGPVIHNIRMPSLPLVSLVWTSEDTIVAAGHDCRPLVFSGSEAGWQEAGTLDDATAPKSESRSAFGGGSSVGRLKTGAFATFRDADSRGQTSSSSTTSDTLLTIHQNTITNVRAYDYSGSNVSRVSTSGVDGMLVIWDVDAVSALTARVGGAHLR, encoded by the exons ATGCCTGAAGTCTTTACCCTAGCTCAAACTCCTATCACCTCTCATTCGTTCAGTGCAGACCGCTCTC AAATCGCGGTCAGCCTTAACAGCAACGATGCCCAAATCTTGACTCGTCAAGGGACTGAATGGGTCTCTACCGTTACCCTGGCTGAG CATGACAAACTCATCACATCGATTGACTGGGCCCCTAACTCGAACCGCATTGTAACTTGTTCTCAAGACAGGAACGCATACGTCTGGCAAGAACAACCGGACGCCGAGACAGGAAAGTTGGTCTGGAAGCCAACCCTAGTTCTTCTCCGTATCAACAGAGCTGCAACCTACGTCAGATGGAGCCCTAAAGAGGACAAATTCGCTGTGGCCAGCGGAGCGCG AGCCATTGCAATTTGCTCGTTCGATCCAGAGAACAATTGGTGGGTATCCAAGCTCCTGAAGAAACCTATTAGATCTACGGTCCTCTCCGTGGATTGGCATCCGAACAATGTTCTTCTCGCCGCTGGGAGCGCAGATATGAAAGCTCGAGTTTTCTCGGCTTATATCAAAGAAGTCGATGAAAG GCCTTCGCCTACTGTCTGGGGATCCAAGTTACCGTTTAACACTGTTTGTGGCGAGTATACAAGCCCAGCTGGCGGTTGGGTGCACGCTGTCGGTTTCTCGCCATCGGGCGATGTGCTTGCTTTCGCAA GTCATGATAGCTCAATCAACATAGTCTACCCAGGCGGACCGGTCATCCACAACATCAGAATGCCATCTCTTCCCCTCGTGAGCCTTGTATGGACCTCGGAAGATACCATCGTAGCAGCCGGACACGACTGCCGCCCCCTAGTCTTCTCTGGATCAGAGGCTGGCTGGCAAGAAGCCGGTACCTTGGATGACGCCACGGCACCTAAATCAGAGTCTCGTTCAGCATTCGGTGGGGGCAGCAGCGTCGGCCGCCTCAAGACAGGTGCATTTGCGACGTTCCGCGACGCAGATTCGCGAGGACAgacgtcatcgtcgtcgactACTAGCGACACGCTGCTCACGATCCACCAGAACACAATCACGAATGTGAGAGCCTATGATTACAGTGGCAGCAATGTGTCGAGGGTGAGCACATCGGGTGTGGATGGGATGCTGGTTATCTGGGATGTTGACGCAGTGTCAGCGTTGACGGCTCGTGTTGGAGGAGCACATTTGAGGTAG
- a CDS encoding D-arabinitol 2-dehydrogenase [ribulose-forming], with protein sequence MYHLNLRCKKRLRRSSILSGGSMLSSPQQVWFHIFILHASRYTHTVHTAGIVETYSALDYPAERIKRLFDINVHGVLYTAREAARLMIPQGGGSIILISSMSANIVNVPQLQTPYNASKAAVKHMAASLAVEWAKHNIRVNALSPGYMATKLTKTILEKDSELKVRGEGLLIDIG encoded by the exons ATGTATCATCTGAATCTTCGGTGCAAGAAGCGTTTGCGGCGATCTTCAATACTTTCGGGCGGATCGATGCTGTCGTCGCCTCAGCAGGTCTGGTTCCATATATTTATCTTACACGCTTCTCGATACACTCATACGGTACACACTGCAGGCATCGTTGAAACATATTCAGCACTTGA TTACCCTGCTGAACGAATCAAGCGTCTCTTCGACATCAACGTTCATGGAGTGCTTTATACAGCTCGCGAGGCGGCGCGCCTCATGATTCCCCAAGGAGGAGGATCCATCATTTTGATATCCAGCATGAGCGCCAAT ATTGTTAATGTACCACAG CTCCAAACTCCATATAATGCATCCAAAGCCGCAGTCAAGCATATGGCTGCGAGTCTAGCAGTTGAATGGGCCAAGCACAATATTCGTGTCAATGCATTAAG TCCAGGGTATATGGCCACCAAGCTGACCAAAACGATCCTAGAGAAGGACAGTGAACTCAAGGTACGGGGAGAAGGTCTACTTATTGACATTGGATGA